The Geotoga petraea genome has a segment encoding these proteins:
- the rplS gene encoding 50S ribosomal protein L19: protein MDSLIRSVESNFMRDDMPEFRPGDTLRVWVKVIEAGRERQQAYEGIVIKIRGGGMGKTFTVRKIGADRIGVERVFPFNSPQITKVEVVRKGKVRRAKLYYLRNVRGKIRIKQRRD, encoded by the coding sequence ATGGATTCCTTAATAAGATCAGTAGAAAGTAATTTTATGAGAGACGATATGCCTGAATTCAGACCAGGTGACACACTAAGAGTTTGGGTGAAAGTTATCGAAGCAGGAAGAGAAAGACAACAAGCATACGAAGGTATTGTTATCAAAATAAGAGGTGGAGGTATGGGAAAAACTTTCACTGTTAGAAAAATTGGAGCAGACAGAATCGGAGTAGAAAGAGTATTTCCGTTCAATTCACCACAAATTACAAAAGTTGAAGTAGTTAGAAAAGGTAAAGTAAGAAGAGCTAAATTATATTACTTAAGAAATGTGAGAGGTAAAATAAGAATTAAACAAAGAAGGGACTGA
- a CDS encoding aspartate/ornithine carbamoyltransferase family protein, whose translation MKIDLFVVRHKEPGTPAFIRKYSDASIINAGDGLHAHPTQAILDAFTMYENFNSFKGLKVSIIGDFYHSRVVRSNIKLLNMLGADVAICSPTTLSPREIRTLPIKYTHDLKEAIKDADVVMGLRMQLERQSQGLFPSLKEYNKYFGIKEDMFETLANKDAILMHPGPINRGVELSGDIADKPYSKILDQVQNGVITRIALIKHLLGGDSL comes from the coding sequence ATGAAAATCGATCTCTTCGTAGTTAGACATAAAGAACCAGGTACACCCGCATTTATAAGAAAATACTCAGATGCAAGTATAATAAATGCTGGTGACGGATTACATGCCCACCCTACACAAGCAATACTTGACGCATTCACAATGTATGAAAATTTTAATAGTTTTAAAGGTTTAAAGGTATCTATTATTGGAGACTTTTATCACTCAAGAGTTGTTAGATCGAACATCAAACTCTTGAATATGCTTGGAGCTGATGTGGCTATATGCTCTCCAACAACACTTTCACCAAGAGAGATAAGGACTTTACCGATTAAATATACTCATGACCTTAAAGAAGCCATTAAAGATGCAGATGTTGTGATGGGTTTAAGAATGCAGCTTGAAAGACAATCTCAAGGATTGTTCCCTTCACTAAAAGAATATAACAAATATTTTGGAATTAAAGAAGATATGTTTGAAACTCTTGCAAATAAAGATGCAATTCTCATGCACCCAGGACCAATTAACAGAGGGGTAGAGCTTTCTGGAGACATTGCAGATAAACCTTATTCAAAAATATTAGATCAAGTACAAAATGGAGTAATTACAAGAATCGCACTTATAAAACATTTGTTAGGTGGTGATTCTTTGTGA
- a CDS encoding dihydroorotase translates to MIKLIKNANIVSHSTNGIYDVLIEGNKILKIDKYIDVDADEIIYADNKTLVPGLIDMHVHFRQPGFDHRETLETGSLAALHGGVTTVGMMPNTKPAIDNSIMIEYIQNKSKELDLINILPIGAITKGREGKELAGMQGMTDKGAIAFSDDGAPVYDPNIMYRAAQYSLMTKKPLINHAEVPELAKGNMREGEASCKIGVYGIPEIAESIMVARDIEISKYTGAHVHIAHVSTSQTVDLLKYAKMQDLKVTSEVTHNHLLLNEEACENYSTDTKINPPLPDKKSQKALIEAIRDNTINMIVSDHAPYAKYEKEVEFETAPTGISGVETLLSGIIKLSKEQKIELKDLIEKVTYNPANIFRLENIGDIKEGYNADIVIVDVDREWEITESTLKSKGKNTPFLNTFMPGVVEKVFVNGEIKYQEKELIK, encoded by the coding sequence GTGATTAAACTTATTAAGAATGCAAATATAGTTTCTCACAGCACAAATGGAATTTACGATGTTTTGATAGAAGGCAACAAAATTTTAAAGATAGATAAATATATAGATGTTGATGCAGATGAAATTATCTATGCAGATAATAAGACTTTGGTTCCAGGGTTGATAGACATGCATGTCCATTTCAGGCAACCAGGGTTCGACCACAGAGAAACTTTGGAAACAGGTTCTTTGGCTGCGTTACATGGTGGGGTTACAACGGTTGGAATGATGCCTAATACAAAACCTGCAATAGACAATTCTATAATGATTGAATATATACAAAATAAATCAAAAGAACTTGATCTCATAAATATATTACCTATTGGAGCTATCACAAAAGGAAGAGAAGGGAAAGAACTTGCTGGTATGCAGGGGATGACCGATAAAGGTGCAATAGCTTTTTCAGACGATGGAGCACCAGTTTATGACCCAAACATAATGTACAGAGCGGCTCAATATTCTTTGATGACAAAGAAGCCTTTGATTAACCACGCTGAAGTTCCAGAGCTTGCTAAAGGGAACATGAGAGAAGGGGAGGCTTCTTGCAAAATAGGAGTTTATGGAATACCAGAAATAGCGGAATCCATTATGGTTGCAAGAGATATAGAAATTTCAAAATACACTGGAGCACATGTACACATTGCCCACGTATCAACTTCTCAAACAGTGGACTTGTTAAAATATGCAAAGATGCAAGACTTAAAAGTAACTTCAGAAGTTACTCACAACCACCTTTTACTAAACGAAGAAGCTTGTGAGAATTATTCTACTGATACAAAGATAAACCCACCGTTACCAGATAAAAAATCTCAAAAAGCATTAATAGAAGCTATAAGAGATAACACAATAAACATGATCGTATCAGATCATGCTCCATATGCAAAATACGAAAAAGAAGTTGAGTTTGAAACAGCTCCAACTGGTATTAGCGGAGTAGAGACTCTTTTGTCTGGAATAATAAAGCTTTCAAAAGAACAAAAAATAGAGTTGAAAGATTTGATAGAAAAAGTTACTTACAACCCAGCTAATATATTCAGACTTGAAAATATAGGGGATATAAAAGAAGGATACAATGCAGATATAGTTATAGTTGATGTAGATAGAGAATGGGAAATAACAGAAAGTACTCTAAAATCAAAAGGTAAAAATACACCTTTTTTAAATACTTTTATGCCTGGGGTTGTTGAGAAGGTATTTGTAAATGGGGAAATTAAGTACCAGGAAAAAGAGTTGATCAAATGA
- the lepB gene encoding signal peptidase I, giving the protein MKKEVKDKIKYETLDWIKAIIYAVIFGTIIRLFVFETMMVPTPSMVPAIKEQDRMFVEKITYSFEEPDTGDIVVFWTPFIDNLNTGRLRFFDRFMDFFSSDQFDGHVKYVKRLVGKPGDIITLKNVPDSFWDGIEKNGADDLPYWVKNLVNYYEEVKYIPTRIKEQVMQVQINGETPEEFKNIYYTKDAVFDDDDFWKYMAYPDKYSREIYNSDMSMVYKGNFQNETIIQNVDLALNFFKSYNNAFAYSQTYEELYSDIDLDEYVYTENGQVHIKVPEGFYYFMGDNSMESLDSRFFGFVPKENIIGALFLRIYPFDRFGKIN; this is encoded by the coding sequence TTGAAAAAAGAAGTCAAGGATAAAATAAAATATGAAACCTTGGATTGGATTAAAGCTATTATATATGCCGTAATATTTGGTACAATTATAAGACTCTTTGTATTTGAGACAATGATGGTTCCAACTCCTTCTATGGTCCCAGCCATAAAGGAACAGGACCGTATGTTTGTTGAAAAAATCACTTACTCTTTTGAAGAACCTGATACTGGCGATATTGTTGTTTTTTGGACTCCGTTCATAGACAACTTGAACACTGGTAGACTCAGGTTCTTTGATAGATTTATGGATTTTTTTTCTTCAGATCAGTTTGATGGTCATGTGAAATATGTTAAAAGGCTTGTTGGAAAGCCTGGAGATATTATCACTCTGAAAAACGTTCCTGATTCTTTCTGGGATGGTATAGAAAAAAATGGAGCAGATGATTTGCCTTATTGGGTAAAAAACCTTGTAAATTACTATGAAGAAGTAAAATACATTCCAACCAGAATAAAAGAACAGGTAATGCAAGTTCAGATAAATGGTGAAACGCCAGAAGAATTCAAAAATATTTATTACACAAAAGACGCTGTCTTTGATGATGATGATTTTTGGAAATATATGGCTTATCCTGATAAATACTCAAGAGAAATATATAATTCTGATATGAGCATGGTTTATAAAGGAAATTTTCAGAACGAAACAATTATTCAAAATGTTGATCTAGCATTGAATTTTTTCAAAAGTTATAACAATGCTTTTGCTTATTCTCAAACGTATGAAGAATTATATTCAGATATAGATTTGGACGAATATGTCTATACAGAAAATGGGCAAGTTCATATAAAAGTTCCAGAAGGATTTTACTATTTTATGGGTGACAACTCAATGGAAAGTTTAGATTCAAGATTTTTTGGATTTGTACCAAAAGAAAATATAATAGGAGCTTTATTTTTAAGAATTTATCCTTTTGATAGATTTGGAAAAATAAATTAA
- a CDS encoding FAD-binding oxidoreductase, with translation MIKGKILEKQIKNEYMYLKVEMNENIHIEPGQFLMLKNDMDKNMAKPFSIMSQDGKEIEFIIKIIGDFTKKLSQKNIHENIYLRGPYGHGFIEKIDKNKKYVLLGGGCGAAPLLHFEKNYPNMVENIKIGFKNSFVENVVPEYKLIFENIEKKTPIDWLKENDFENIISCGPKGMFKALKTMDKNSYVSLEENMGCGIGMCKGCPVKTINGIKMVCKDGPLFKLSEVIL, from the coding sequence ATGATCAAAGGAAAAATATTAGAAAAACAAATTAAAAATGAATATATGTATTTGAAAGTTGAAATGAATGAAAATATCCATATAGAACCAGGTCAATTTTTGATGCTCAAAAATGATATGGATAAAAATATGGCAAAACCTTTTTCAATAATGAGTCAGGATGGAAAAGAAATAGAATTTATCATAAAAATAATCGGTGATTTCACAAAAAAATTATCTCAAAAAAATATACATGAAAATATTTATCTGAGAGGTCCATACGGACATGGGTTTATAGAAAAGATAGATAAAAATAAAAAATATGTTTTGTTAGGGGGCGGCTGCGGAGCTGCACCCTTGCTCCATTTTGAAAAAAACTATCCAAATATGGTAGAAAATATAAAGATTGGTTTTAAAAACAGCTTTGTTGAGAACGTTGTTCCAGAGTATAAATTGATTTTTGAAAATATAGAAAAAAAGACGCCAATAGATTGGTTAAAAGAAAATGATTTTGAAAATATCATAAGTTGTGGACCAAAGGGAATGTTCAAAGCATTAAAAACTATGGATAAAAATTCTTATGTTTCTTTGGAAGAAAATATGGGGTGTGGAATTGGTATGTGTAAAGGATGCCCCGTTAAAACAATAAATGGGATAAAGATGGTTTGTAAAGATGGGCCACTCTTTAAATTATCTGAGGTGATTTTATGA
- a CDS encoding DegV family protein, with protein sequence MIGIITDSATNTPEEYLKFDRIENVTLRVFLGEDSYKDDELSEEKLFAFMEHDFPKTSLPKFPDIEAAF encoded by the coding sequence ATGATAGGAATAATTACAGATTCTGCAACAAATACTCCAGAGGAATATTTAAAATTTGATAGGATTGAGAATGTTACTCTTAGGGTATTTTTGGGAGAAGACTCATATAAAGACGATGAACTTTCAGAAGAAAAGCTTTTTGCTTTTATGGAGCATGACTTTCCAAAAACATCTTTGCCAAAGTTTCCAGACATTGAAGCTGCTTTTTGA
- a CDS encoding RNA methyltransferase: protein MLNKLYVGLVHYPVLGREGQIISTAVTNFDVHDISRTCRTYNIKKFFLISNLPAQRKIVNKVIDYWRDGFGSGYNPNRKDALSVFELKSYMEDAIEEIEKIEGQKPLIVFTSAKPRDKEISFEEMSEEIEKRQEPILILYGTGWGMPEEIRKICDYDLAPIRGKFDFNHLSVRAAVAISLDRLIGEKI, encoded by the coding sequence ATGCTGAATAAATTATATGTTGGTTTAGTTCACTATCCTGTGCTGGGGAGAGAAGGTCAAATTATTTCGACTGCTGTTACAAATTTTGATGTACACGATATTTCAAGAACATGTAGAACTTACAATATAAAAAAATTCTTTTTAATTTCAAATTTACCAGCACAAAGAAAGATAGTAAACAAGGTTATAGACTACTGGAGAGATGGTTTTGGCAGCGGATATAACCCAAACAGAAAAGATGCTCTTTCAGTATTTGAACTAAAATCATACATGGAAGATGCCATAGAAGAAATTGAAAAAATTGAAGGACAAAAACCATTGATAGTTTTCACTTCGGCAAAACCACGCGATAAAGAGATATCTTTTGAAGAAATGAGTGAAGAAATAGAAAAAAGGCAAGAACCAATTCTCATACTATACGGAACGGGATGGGGAATGCCTGAAGAAATAAGAAAAATTTGTGATTACGATTTAGCACCAATTAGAGGAAAATTTGATTTCAACCATCTATCTGTAAGAGCTGCTGTTGCAATTTCTTTGGATAGATTAATAGGAGAAAAAATATAA
- the rsmG gene encoding 16S rRNA (guanine(527)-N(7))-methyltransferase RsmG → MNIEDSFVKVMEKYSLQFENEVKNKLIKYIDMLLNYPVNLTAIKNYEDAFENHLVDVILPLKKLDLLKNINHLVDVGSGGGIPGVVWSILYPEIKINLVESVGKKAKALEYFKSELKLKSIFVHNKRIEEFGQKNRNKFDIATCRALARTDIALEYTIPLINKEGRVLLFKGKNYEDEKPYEKRALEILNSSIQNIYDYTYSTEKEEKQRVIIVYNKKENNIKDFPRSNGVPSKKPLGEM, encoded by the coding sequence ATGAATATTGAGGATTCTTTTGTAAAAGTTATGGAAAAATATTCACTTCAATTTGAAAATGAGGTTAAAAATAAGCTAATAAAGTATATTGATATGCTTTTGAACTACCCTGTAAACTTAACTGCTATTAAAAACTACGAAGATGCATTTGAAAACCATCTTGTAGATGTTATTTTACCCTTAAAAAAACTTGATTTGCTAAAAAATATTAATCACCTGGTAGATGTTGGGAGTGGTGGTGGAATCCCTGGAGTTGTTTGGTCTATTCTTTATCCAGAGATAAAAATTAACCTCGTTGAGAGTGTAGGTAAAAAAGCAAAAGCTCTTGAATACTTCAAAAGTGAATTAAAATTAAAAAGTATATTTGTCCATAACAAAAGAATAGAAGAATTTGGACAGAAAAACAGAAACAAATTCGACATAGCAACATGTAGAGCTCTTGCGAGAACTGATATAGCGCTTGAATACACCATTCCACTTATAAACAAAGAAGGAAGAGTATTACTTTTCAAAGGGAAAAACTATGAAGACGAAAAACCTTATGAAAAAAGAGCGCTTGAAATTCTCAATTCTTCTATACAAAATATTTATGATTATACATACTCAACAGAAAAAGAAGAAAAACAAAGGGTAATCATAGTGTATAATAAAAAAGAAAATAATATAAAAGATTTCCCAAGAAGTAATGGTGTCCCTTCAAAAAAACCTCTAGGAGAGATGTAA
- a CDS encoding lipoate--protein ligase family protein: MIRLILDSYHMGEWNMANDLAIAEEIGNSNSPTTIKVYGWSIPTLSLGKHQKESSIDKEFLKTHKFGLVRRPTGGRAVFHNKEITYLFAISSKDKRLPKNVIQSYMKISDGLTMTLKSLGVNCDVQKNKKKAISRDICYDSPSLYEVTINGKKLIGSAQYRNEKFVLQHGSIPNKFDYRNYVDSFKIKNKKQMISHLENNVTDIQEYLGRSISYEEFADEVKNSFSKVFDEEVEYGEITEKEIKLTKKYLENFKIEL; encoded by the coding sequence TTGATAAGACTCATATTAGATAGCTACCACATGGGAGAATGGAACATGGCTAACGATTTAGCTATTGCTGAAGAAATTGGAAATAGTAACTCTCCAACTACTATTAAAGTTTATGGATGGTCCATACCCACTTTATCTTTGGGGAAACACCAGAAAGAATCATCAATAGACAAAGAATTTTTGAAAACTCACAAATTTGGGCTGGTAAGAAGGCCAACTGGTGGAAGAGCTGTATTTCACAACAAAGAAATAACCTATCTTTTTGCAATTTCTTCAAAAGATAAGAGGCTGCCAAAAAACGTGATTCAAAGTTATATGAAGATTTCTGATGGATTAACAATGACTTTAAAATCTCTTGGAGTCAATTGCGATGTTCAAAAAAATAAAAAAAAGGCTATAAGCAGGGATATTTGTTACGACTCGCCATCTTTGTATGAAGTCACAATAAATGGTAAAAAACTTATAGGTTCAGCTCAATACAGAAATGAAAAATTCGTACTCCAACATGGTTCAATACCAAATAAATTCGATTATAGAAACTATGTTGATTCGTTTAAAATTAAAAACAAAAAACAGATGATTTCTCATTTAGAAAACAATGTAACCGACATTCAGGAATATTTGGGAAGAAGCATATCTTATGAAGAATTTGCTGATGAAGTAAAAAATAGTTTTTCTAAAGTATTTGATGAAGAAGTTGAATATGGAGAAATAACTGAAAAAGAAATAAAATTGACCAAAAAATACTTAGAAAATTTTAAAATAGAATTATAA
- the pyrF gene encoding orotidine-5'-phosphate decarboxylase — protein MFYKKYLKIKEKNNSHVCVGLDSDYKKISNEEKDLYKRIYDFNKDIVEKTNKHVCCYKLNSAFYEKAGVEGMKAMEDTVNYIKENTEIPIILDVKRSDILNTAKAYADYFVDKLQADSVTLNPLMGRDSITPYLEKKVHVFILVLTSNPSASDFIMKNDLYIDLTNFSQVLNKEFENQVGIVVGATNDKFKEINKINENMIYLIPGIGAQGGDLKKVLEQVKDKEFVINSSRGVIFSEDPKKSVIELKNNINGGL, from the coding sequence ATGTTTTATAAAAAATATTTGAAAATAAAAGAAAAAAATAATTCTCATGTTTGTGTTGGACTGGACTCTGATTATAAAAAAATAAGTAATGAAGAAAAAGATTTATATAAAAGAATTTATGACTTTAACAAAGATATAGTTGAAAAAACAAACAAACATGTTTGTTGTTACAAGCTTAATTCTGCTTTTTATGAAAAGGCTGGAGTTGAAGGAATGAAGGCTATGGAAGATACAGTTAATTACATAAAAGAAAATACAGAGATACCTATAATCTTGGATGTTAAAAGGTCGGATATTTTAAACACTGCAAAAGCTTATGCAGATTATTTTGTGGATAAATTACAAGCTGATTCAGTGACTCTTAATCCTTTGATGGGGAGAGATTCTATCACACCATATCTTGAGAAAAAGGTTCATGTTTTTATTCTTGTATTAACTTCTAACCCATCTGCAAGTGATTTTATAATGAAAAATGATTTATATATTGATCTAACTAATTTCAGCCAAGTTTTGAATAAAGAATTTGAAAATCAAGTTGGAATAGTCGTTGGTGCAACAAATGACAAGTTCAAAGAAATAAATAAAATTAACGAAAATATGATTTATCTTATACCTGGAATTGGCGCACAAGGTGGGGACTTAAAAAAGGTTTTAGAACAAGTAAAAGACAAAGAGTTTGTTATAAACTCTTCAAGGGGAGTAATTTTCTCAGAAGATCCTAAAAAATCGGTAATTGAATTGAAAAATAATATAAACGGAGGTCTCTAA
- the trmD gene encoding tRNA (guanosine(37)-N1)-methyltransferase TrmD: MKKIDIVSIFPEFVEQYFSFGVIEKALKKNVVEIKSVDLRNYTHDKHKVTDKPGYGGNSGMVMIPQPFYEYYDEYKKRENKKPFVIMPSPQGIKFDNEVSKSLSKKDNLIFFCGRYEGIDKRVYDLVDLEVSVGDFVLTGGELPTLLIVDSLLRFVPDVVGNKESVKKDSFYNGLLDYDHYTRPAEFRNKEVPEVLLSGDHKKIKRFQEKQSLINTAIKRPDLFLKKEFNEHEKKIILEIIQEMQNNAE, from the coding sequence ATGAAGAAGATTGACATAGTTTCTATTTTTCCAGAATTTGTTGAACAATATTTTTCCTTTGGTGTGATAGAAAAAGCTCTTAAAAAAAACGTTGTTGAAATAAAAAGTGTTGATTTGAGAAACTATACTCATGACAAACACAAGGTAACCGACAAACCAGGTTATGGTGGAAACTCAGGAATGGTTATGATACCACAACCTTTTTACGAATATTATGATGAATACAAAAAAAGGGAAAACAAAAAACCTTTTGTGATAATGCCATCACCTCAAGGGATTAAGTTTGACAATGAAGTATCTAAATCACTTTCCAAAAAGGACAATTTAATTTTCTTTTGTGGAAGGTACGAGGGAATAGACAAAAGAGTTTATGATCTTGTAGATTTAGAGGTGTCTGTTGGAGACTTTGTTCTAACGGGTGGAGAACTTCCAACTCTTTTAATTGTAGATTCTCTGTTGAGATTTGTTCCAGATGTAGTTGGGAACAAAGAAAGCGTAAAAAAAGATTCTTTTTACAATGGGCTGTTAGATTATGACCATTACACTCGACCAGCAGAATTTAGAAACAAAGAGGTTCCAGAAGTTTTATTAAGTGGAGATCACAAAAAAATAAAGCGATTTCAAGAAAAGCAATCTTTAATAAACACAGCCATAAAAAGGCCAGATCTCTTTTTAAAAAAAGAATTCAATGAGCATGAAAAAAAAATAATTCTTGAAATAATACAGGAGATGCAAAATAATGCTGAATAA
- the rimM gene encoding ribosome maturation factor RimM (Essential for efficient processing of 16S rRNA): MKRLENLLDDKISIGRIINNHGLDGLVKFMPFTNIGEMVFGLDEITLYNPENKEFFMSRVEEVKPLNRFFVLKLSGLKSIEDAKKMMGFQIYVPYEDLPELGEDEYYMFQLMNSKVYYEDGEYIGVVEDVMETGSNDVIQIKGEEEVLIPLIKDYIVNLDLDNKKIVTKRIEYYEED; this comes from the coding sequence ATGAAAAGATTAGAAAATCTGTTAGATGACAAAATTTCCATAGGAAGAATAATAAATAATCATGGATTAGACGGGCTTGTAAAATTTATGCCATTTACCAATATTGGTGAAATGGTTTTCGGATTAGATGAAATAACCCTTTATAATCCAGAAAACAAAGAATTCTTTATGTCAAGAGTTGAAGAAGTAAAACCTTTAAACAGATTTTTTGTATTAAAGTTGAGTGGTTTAAAATCTATTGAAGATGCCAAGAAAATGATGGGATTTCAAATCTACGTTCCATATGAAGATTTACCAGAGCTTGGTGAAGACGAATACTACATGTTCCAATTGATGAATTCTAAAGTTTATTATGAAGATGGAGAATATATAGGTGTTGTTGAAGATGTCATGGAAACTGGTTCAAATGATGTTATACAAATAAAGGGCGAAGAAGAAGTTTTAATTCCGCTGATAAAAGATTATATAGTTAATTTAGACTTAGATAATAAAAAAATTGTTACAAAAAGAATTGAGTATTATGAAGAAGATTGA
- a CDS encoding dihydroorotate dehydrogenase, with protein sequence MIFEDIKNPFILSSGPSGNFQELSKIIDLNEMGAITTKTITPEPKEGNPVPRIVNIENGFINSIGLQNPGIDEFVEKELPEIEKYKTKKIISIAGYSPEDFQMMIKKIDDFNIDAYELNFSCPNVNKGGATITQNFDLYKKCIKISKESTEKPIIIKLGYSDRILKLVEIAINEDVKNFTLINTLKGMRFDLETGKPLLKRGIGGVSGSVIKPFALAMVYTVKQNYPEASIIGNGGIFDSDDVLEFKYAGADYFGIGTAVMMDPELPISLKNEWEEKYVL encoded by the coding sequence ATGATTTTTGAAGATATAAAAAATCCATTTATCCTAAGTTCAGGTCCTTCTGGAAATTTCCAAGAACTATCTAAAATAATAGATTTAAACGAAATGGGTGCTATAACTACAAAAACAATAACACCAGAACCAAAAGAGGGTAACCCTGTACCAAGAATAGTGAATATAGAAAATGGATTTATAAACTCCATAGGGCTTCAAAATCCTGGTATAGATGAATTTGTAGAAAAAGAATTACCTGAAATAGAAAAATACAAGACTAAAAAGATCATCTCTATTGCAGGATATTCTCCAGAAGATTTTCAAATGATGATAAAAAAAATAGATGATTTTAATATAGATGCTTATGAGTTGAATTTTTCATGTCCTAATGTTAATAAAGGTGGAGCAACGATAACACAAAACTTCGACTTATACAAAAAATGTATAAAAATATCAAAAGAATCTACCGAAAAGCCTATTATAATAAAGCTTGGTTATTCTGATAGAATACTCAAGTTAGTTGAGATAGCTATAAATGAAGACGTAAAGAATTTCACTCTCATTAACACTTTAAAAGGTATGAGATTTGATCTTGAAACGGGGAAACCTTTACTAAAAAGAGGGATAGGCGGTGTAAGCGGGAGCGTAATAAAACCTTTCGCACTTGCAATGGTTTATACAGTAAAACAAAATTATCCAGAAGCAAGCATAATTGGGAACGGGGGTATATTTGATTCTGATGATGTTTTGGAGTTTAAATACGCTGGAGCAGATTATTTTGGAATCGGAACAGCTGTTATGATGGACCCCGAATTACCTATAAGTTTAAAAAATGAGTGGGAGGAAAAATATGTTTTATAA
- a CDS encoding DegV family protein, with the protein MKLLFERLVEKGCDEIISINISSGLSGTFNIFNNVAKDIEKKHDVKIKTIDSKNISIGAGLMVVKTIDMINEGKSFDEIVEEISKVEKSKVLFSIPTLKFLKAGGRIGKVSGTIGEILNIKPVITCNFDGIYETVSKSRGMKKAIKSMFDKAMEFVNGDEVHSLAVYHSGDEPETLKLVEGLKKNLGDLMNKSLHFFEGKISPTMIVHTGNGLIGMAVIKK; encoded by the coding sequence TTGAAGCTGCTTTTTGAAAGACTTGTTGAAAAAGGATGCGATGAAATAATAAGTATAAATATTTCATCTGGTCTTTCAGGAACTTTCAATATTTTCAACAATGTCGCAAAAGATATAGAAAAAAAGCATGATGTAAAAATAAAAACTATTGATTCAAAAAATATTTCTATTGGTGCTGGGCTAATGGTTGTAAAAACAATAGATATGATTAATGAAGGAAAATCATTTGATGAGATTGTAGAAGAGATATCAAAGGTTGAAAAATCTAAAGTATTGTTTTCAATACCAACTTTGAAATTTTTGAAAGCTGGAGGAAGAATAGGAAAAGTTTCTGGTACAATTGGAGAAATATTGAACATAAAACCAGTTATAACTTGTAATTTTGACGGTATTTATGAAACAGTTTCTAAATCTAGAGGTATGAAAAAAGCAATCAAATCCATGTTCGATAAAGCTATGGAATTTGTTAATGGCGATGAAGTTCACTCGTTGGCGGTATACCATTCAGGAGATGAACCTGAAACATTGAAACTTGTCGAAGGACTAAAAAAGAATCTAGGCGATTTGATGAACAAATCACTTCATTTCTTTGAAGGGAAAATAAGTCCTACAATGATTGTTCATACAGGTAATGGGTTAATTGGAATGGCTGTAATAAAAAAATAA
- the pyrE gene encoding orotate phosphoribosyltransferase → MQNILDMLKESGAILEGHFKLSSGNHSDKYVQCASVLKNPKNAETLGKEIAKKLPNDIELVVSPAMGGVIIGHEVAKALGVDFIFTERDENGDMIIKRNFNIEKNAKVAIIEDVITTGKSTKEVIELVEKNHGIIYSLGCIVNRGNIEEIKDVGVKYLLSINPQIYKPEECPMCKNGVDITKPGSRNI, encoded by the coding sequence ATGCAAAATATATTAGATATGCTAAAAGAATCAGGTGCAATATTGGAAGGACACTTCAAGCTTTCTTCTGGTAACCATTCAGATAAATATGTTCAATGTGCGAGTGTGTTGAAAAACCCAAAGAATGCTGAAACATTGGGGAAAGAAATAGCAAAAAAATTACCAAATGATATAGAATTAGTAGTATCTCCTGCAATGGGGGGAGTTATAATAGGACACGAAGTTGCAAAAGCTCTGGGAGTTGATTTTATTTTCACAGAAAGAGATGAAAATGGAGATATGATTATAAAAAGAAATTTTAATATTGAAAAAAACGCAAAAGTTGCTATAATAGAAGATGTTATTACCACCGGGAAATCTACTAAAGAAGTGATTGAGCTTGTAGAGAAAAATCATGGTATAATTTATTCGTTAGGGTGTATAGTTAATAGGGGAAATATAGAAGAAATCAAAGATGTAGGGGTAAAATATTTGCTAAGTATAAATCCACAAATTTATAAACCAGAAGAATGTCCAATGTGTAAAAATGGTGTAGACATAACAAAACCTGGTAGTAGAAATATTTAA